The Dethiosulfovibrio peptidovorans DSM 11002 genome has a window encoding:
- a CDS encoding DUF721 domain-containing protein, with protein sequence MARRRSRPELLRGLLSGRLPPGLSTALSISEVDKEWSSIVGTVLGRKSRPVSLDRGTLVVACESPGVAKMISMKAGTVASSVEKRWHLGVKSVRAVVARIEAKREIPEPEPARVIPSERSVKACLNYTSDKIDREDVAEALARLMATYMKRFPKKEE encoded by the coding sequence ATGGCGCGGCGTAGATCCCGTCCCGAGCTCCTGAGGGGGCTGCTCTCCGGCAGACTTCCTCCGGGGCTGTCCACTGCCCTGTCAATATCGGAGGTGGATAAAGAGTGGTCCTCCATAGTGGGCACCGTCCTCGGCCGTAAAAGTCGCCCGGTAAGTCTGGACAGGGGAACCTTGGTGGTGGCCTGCGAGAGCCCCGGGGTGGCCAAGATGATATCGATGAAGGCAGGTACTGTGGCCTCCTCCGTGGAGAAAAGATGGCATCTTGGGGTCAAGTCTGTTAGGGCCGTGGTGGCCAGGATAGAGGCCAAGAGGGAGATCCCCGAGCCGGAGCCGGCCAGGGTTATCCCATCGGAGAGATCGGTGAAGGCATGCCTGAACTACACGTCCGACAAAATAGACAGGGAGGACGTGGCAGAGGCTCTGGCAAGACTTATGGCCACATACATGAAGCGTTTTCCTAAAAAGGAGGAATAA
- the mnmG gene encoding tRNA uridine-5-carboxymethylaminomethyl(34) synthesis enzyme MnmG codes for MTNKVYDVIVVGAGHAGCEAALVAARMGHDTLLLNLYLDNIALMPCNPSIGGPAKGHLVREISALGGEQARATDRSALMMRWLNTSKGPAVRALRAQCDLHDYHWHYREVLEHCPGLELHQDTVVGLIVEGDRVKGVETLYGLSYHARSVILTTGTYLDGRVHIGNVNFSSGPLGQIPAHGLGENLLKLGFRMGRLKTGTTPRVHSDSIDWSELQIQEGEEEPQSMDLWDKPEVYRHITCGVGKTNLDTHRIITENLDRSPVSSGTITGTGPRYCPSIESKVMQFPDKDSHTVFFEPVARGSKEIYLQNFSTSLPYDVQIEMTRTLPGCREARIMRAGYAIEYDYMDPTQLTPWLETKAIKGLFCAGQINGTSGYEEAAAQGLMAGINAVLRLRGEPYLVLGRHEAYIGVLIDDLVTKGTREPYRMLTSRCEHRLLMRHDNADRRLSGIGRKLGLLDDGRWEILVERWRNTDREIKRLGSTRIKPSDDVNSDLASIGEAPMDRSLTGAELLRRPGVDYDFLSRYIPSGEDLEGHIRRRVEVEIKYAGYVARQERSVKKFERMEALTIPDDFDYRSMKGLLAESLEKLERIRPKTLGQARRISGVTPTDLQLLSLALSVRRRRDGAA; via the coding sequence ATGACGAATAAAGTATACGACGTGATAGTTGTAGGAGCGGGCCACGCCGGATGCGAGGCCGCCTTGGTAGCCGCCAGAATGGGTCACGACACTCTTCTTTTGAACCTGTATCTGGACAACATAGCCCTGATGCCCTGCAATCCCTCCATAGGTGGACCGGCTAAGGGACATCTGGTCAGGGAGATCTCCGCTCTTGGAGGAGAACAGGCCAGGGCGACGGATCGCTCCGCCTTGATGATGAGATGGCTCAACACCTCCAAGGGACCTGCCGTAAGAGCCCTCAGGGCCCAATGCGATCTCCACGACTACCACTGGCACTATCGCGAAGTCCTCGAACACTGTCCCGGTCTGGAATTGCACCAGGACACTGTGGTCGGTCTGATAGTCGAGGGGGACCGGGTCAAGGGAGTTGAGACACTGTACGGTCTCTCATACCACGCCAGATCGGTAATACTGACCACCGGGACATATCTGGACGGGAGGGTCCACATAGGTAATGTTAACTTCTCCTCCGGACCTCTGGGACAGATTCCGGCCCACGGACTGGGCGAGAACCTCTTGAAGCTGGGATTCCGCATGGGAAGGCTCAAGACCGGCACCACTCCCAGGGTCCACTCGGATTCCATAGACTGGAGCGAACTTCAGATCCAGGAGGGCGAGGAGGAGCCTCAGTCCATGGACCTGTGGGATAAACCGGAGGTATATCGCCATATAACCTGCGGCGTAGGAAAGACCAACCTGGACACTCACAGGATAATAACGGAAAACCTGGACAGGTCGCCTGTGAGCTCCGGCACTATCACTGGAACCGGACCTAGATACTGTCCGTCCATAGAGTCCAAGGTGATGCAGTTTCCCGATAAGGACAGTCACACCGTATTTTTCGAGCCGGTCGCCAGAGGATCCAAGGAGATATACCTTCAGAACTTCTCCACCAGCCTGCCCTACGACGTCCAGATAGAGATGACCAGGACTCTCCCGGGATGCAGGGAAGCCAGGATAATGAGGGCCGGATACGCCATTGAATACGATTACATGGACCCGACCCAGCTCACCCCTTGGCTGGAGACCAAGGCTATAAAGGGTCTCTTCTGCGCCGGACAGATAAACGGTACCTCCGGCTACGAGGAGGCCGCTGCTCAGGGCCTTATGGCCGGTATAAACGCCGTTCTACGACTAAGAGGAGAGCCCTATTTAGTATTGGGTCGCCACGAGGCCTATATAGGGGTCCTGATAGACGATCTTGTCACCAAAGGTACCAGGGAGCCTTATCGTATGTTGACCAGCCGCTGCGAGCACAGACTGCTTATGAGACACGACAACGCAGACAGAAGGCTCTCCGGCATAGGTAGAAAACTAGGCCTCCTGGACGACGGCAGATGGGAGATACTGGTGGAACGGTGGCGAAACACGGATCGAGAGATAAAAAGACTGGGATCCACGAGGATAAAGCCGTCGGATGACGTAAACTCCGATCTCGCCTCCATAGGGGAAGCCCCTATGGACAGGTCTCTTACGGGAGCGGAACTTTTGAGACGCCCCGGCGTCGATTACGACTTTCTGTCTCGATATATACCCTCCGGAGAGGATCTAGAGGGTCATATACGTCGGAGGGTGGAGGTTGAGATCAAGTACGCCGGTTACGTGGCGAGACAGGAGAGATCGGTGAAGAAGTTCGAGAGGATGGAGGCGTTGACCATTCCTGACGATTTCGACTACAGATCGATGAAGGGCCTGTTGGCCGAGAGCCTGGAAAAGCTCGAGAGGATCCGTCCTAAGACACTGGGACAGGCCAGACGTATATCCGGGGTAACCCCTACGGACCTGCAGCTTCTGTCTCTGGCACTGTCAGTCAGGAGACGGAGAGATGGCGCGGCGTAG
- the recF gene encoding DNA replication/repair protein RecF (All proteins in this family for which functions are known are DNA-binding proteins that assist the filamentation of RecA onto DNA for the initiation of recombination or recombinational repair.): protein MFFSESGTRNFRNLETGRIKWDRKLNLLIGPNGAGKTNILESLHILTGWGPFKSLRKSPLVNWNSDESRGFLEGTFEGEDNVLIQSSVTSRCAMKCDGKRSNCASIRFRVPALAFLPGDLALIEGGPSVRRRFLDVLCALLYPVYALKLTEYRRAVRHKRALLSEGRSTELIDSVMAPMAEWIWTCREKASLAVTMGLESFSDLLPGPIELALSRGGIGLAGNNPIGYIEGVRSRRRAEIGSGRPLVGPHRDDLTIDASGMEASSRFSRGQRRRTSLAMVMAAGWAVERKLRRSPILLLDEVASELDQSGREITVETLVSSGWQIFAATAEDDLIRWPGSLWTVREGRITRREE from the coding sequence GTGTTCTTCTCCGAGAGCGGAACCAGAAACTTCAGAAACCTTGAGACCGGAAGGATAAAGTGGGATAGAAAGCTAAACCTTCTAATAGGTCCAAACGGAGCGGGCAAGACCAATATTCTCGAGAGCCTTCACATACTCACAGGATGGGGACCGTTCAAGTCTCTAAGGAAATCGCCCCTGGTGAACTGGAATTCCGACGAGTCCAGGGGATTCCTGGAGGGGACTTTCGAGGGCGAGGATAATGTCCTGATTCAGTCCTCGGTCACGTCCCGGTGCGCCATGAAATGCGACGGAAAGAGAAGCAACTGCGCCTCAATAAGGTTCAGGGTTCCCGCTCTGGCCTTTCTGCCCGGAGATCTGGCCCTCATCGAAGGTGGACCGTCGGTCAGGAGGAGGTTTCTGGACGTCCTCTGCGCACTTCTCTACCCGGTCTACGCACTGAAACTGACCGAGTACAGACGGGCGGTCAGACACAAGAGGGCCCTTCTGTCCGAGGGAAGAAGCACCGAGCTTATCGACTCGGTAATGGCTCCTATGGCGGAGTGGATATGGACCTGTAGGGAAAAGGCATCTCTGGCCGTGACAATGGGACTGGAGAGCTTCTCCGACCTTCTTCCGGGACCGATAGAGCTGGCTCTCTCCAGAGGAGGAATCGGTCTCGCAGGGAATAATCCCATAGGATACATCGAGGGGGTCCGATCCAGAAGACGGGCCGAGATCGGCTCGGGAAGGCCTCTGGTGGGGCCTCACAGGGACGATCTGACCATAGACGCATCCGGGATGGAGGCATCCTCCAGGTTCAGCAGAGGCCAGAGAAGACGGACATCCCTTGCGATGGTGATGGCGGCGGGATGGGCGGTGGAGAGAAAGCTGCGGCGGTCCCCTATCCTTTTGCTGGACGAGGTGGCCTCGGAGCTGGATCAATCCGGCAGGGAGATAACGGTCGAGACCCTGGTCTCCTCGGGATGGCAGATATTCGCAGCCACCGCGGAGGACGACCTGATTCGTTGGCCCGGATCCCTATGGACCGTTAGAGAAGGACGTATAACCAGACGGGAGGAATGA
- the dnaN gene encoding DNA polymerase III subunit beta has product MKLTIDKTAFMKSWNVAERVAAQKSTLSVLSGILCTAEDGKVTLQATDLKTSVKVKSEGVTIDEPGKAVLPIKVVGELFKKSPTSIFTVEVAERGTGILLSGRNRYRFTTYPADDFPPLPSPEGASQFCVLAKDELHRILDEGGIAGSMGEEFPKYLGAELLQVKSGECHCVSTDGRRLSLSKAYVDKENPEQDMLLPLTSVREFLRILSGLGEDLQVNVSVDGALGYFQLDSLEFSVRRVDSSFPNYERILSPNTTTTLDVDRSQFISALERVDVVVRDHSRMVVLILSPGGDLKLSGRAPEIGEATEIVDGIIKGESLKVAFNVGFLIDGLKAFHGDKVSLSFNGQEGQMMMLRPNESDFLYMLMPIKLKSADLDGLDDGGDDL; this is encoded by the coding sequence ATGAAGCTCACTATAGATAAAACCGCCTTCATGAAGAGCTGGAACGTAGCTGAAAGAGTAGCGGCACAGAAAAGCACACTGAGCGTGTTATCCGGAATACTATGTACTGCTGAAGACGGAAAAGTAACTCTACAGGCAACAGATCTTAAGACTTCCGTAAAGGTCAAATCAGAGGGAGTAACGATAGACGAACCGGGGAAGGCGGTCCTTCCTATAAAGGTAGTCGGGGAGCTTTTCAAGAAGTCCCCTACCTCCATATTTACCGTAGAGGTAGCGGAGAGAGGTACGGGAATCCTCCTCTCCGGTAGAAATAGATACCGTTTCACCACCTATCCCGCCGACGACTTTCCACCACTTCCCTCTCCAGAGGGGGCATCTCAATTTTGCGTTCTGGCAAAAGACGAACTTCACAGGATTCTGGACGAAGGAGGAATAGCCGGAAGCATGGGAGAGGAATTTCCAAAATATCTTGGAGCGGAGCTTCTTCAGGTCAAATCCGGAGAATGCCACTGTGTATCCACCGACGGCAGAAGGCTATCCCTCTCAAAGGCCTACGTAGACAAGGAAAATCCAGAACAGGATATGTTGCTGCCTCTGACATCGGTGAGGGAATTTCTGAGGATACTCTCCGGACTAGGGGAGGACCTTCAGGTGAACGTATCGGTGGACGGAGCTCTCGGTTATTTCCAATTGGACTCGCTGGAATTCTCGGTGAGAAGAGTGGATTCGTCCTTTCCTAACTACGAGAGGATACTGAGCCCCAACACAACCACGACACTCGACGTGGATAGATCTCAGTTCATATCGGCCCTGGAGAGGGTCGACGTGGTGGTCAGGGACCACAGCCGGATGGTGGTACTGATACTTTCCCCAGGAGGAGACCTGAAACTATCCGGAAGGGCTCCGGAGATAGGCGAGGCCACCGAAATAGTGGATGGAATAATAAAGGGTGAGTCTCTCAAGGTAGCCTTCAACGTAGGGTTTCTCATAGACGGACTGAAGGCCTTCCACGGTGACAAGGTCTCCCTTTCCTTCAACGGCCAGGAGGGACAGATGATGATGCTCAGGCCCAACGAAAGCGATTTTCTCTACATGCTTATGCCCATAAAACTCAAGAGCGCCGACCTGGATGGTCTGGACGACGGCGGAGACGACCTATAG
- the dnaA gene encoding chromosomal replication initiator protein DnaA: protein MKDVEKLWQDIVAASTPKLPDGTVDVWLKTCVPLSMEDEVILLDVANDFIKVQIQNRFQKILEDTMKDLGYGKGLKLNVGTGDNRKEQERAERTIKPESQGKVSGLNPNYLFSSFVVGKSNRLAHAASLAVAESPGAAYNPLFIWGGVGLGKTHLMHAIGHHALQNDRNLKVGYVSSEKFTNELITSIKNNRTAEFRARYRTMDLLLIDDIQFLAGKESTQEEFFHTFNSLHDGKKQIVLSSDRPPKDIKSIEDRLVSRFEWGLVTDIQSPDYETRIAILTKKAEFRNYPMPEDVINYLAQNVPSNIRELEGALNRVIACAELNSEPVTVENTSEWLKDIVRHTSKGPVSIDLIQQIVAEECSFTVEDLTSSKRTSEIALARQIAMFICRKHTESSLQQIGSAFNKKDHTTVLHAQKKIEQLLLDNARVKGIVDNVESKL from the coding sequence GTGAAAGACGTGGAAAAACTATGGCAAGACATCGTGGCGGCATCTACGCCTAAACTTCCGGACGGAACGGTAGACGTGTGGTTGAAGACCTGCGTTCCCCTATCCATGGAGGACGAGGTTATCTTACTGGACGTAGCCAACGATTTTATAAAGGTGCAAATCCAGAACCGTTTCCAGAAAATACTGGAAGACACAATGAAGGATCTAGGTTACGGAAAGGGACTGAAGCTGAACGTAGGGACCGGAGATAACAGAAAAGAACAGGAGAGGGCAGAGAGGACCATAAAGCCCGAATCCCAGGGAAAGGTCAGCGGACTAAACCCGAACTACCTTTTTTCCTCCTTCGTCGTGGGTAAATCCAACAGGCTGGCTCACGCCGCAAGTCTGGCCGTGGCTGAAAGCCCTGGAGCAGCCTACAACCCCCTGTTTATATGGGGAGGGGTTGGACTGGGGAAGACCCATCTTATGCACGCTATAGGACATCATGCCCTACAGAACGACAGAAACCTCAAGGTAGGGTATGTCAGCTCGGAAAAGTTCACCAATGAGCTCATAACGAGCATAAAGAACAACCGAACTGCCGAGTTCAGGGCCAGATACAGGACCATGGACCTCCTGCTCATAGACGATATACAGTTTCTCGCCGGAAAGGAAAGCACCCAGGAGGAGTTTTTCCACACCTTCAACAGCCTCCACGACGGAAAGAAACAGATCGTACTGAGCTCGGACAGGCCTCCCAAGGACATAAAATCCATAGAGGACAGATTGGTGAGCCGTTTCGAATGGGGATTGGTGACTGACATACAGTCTCCAGACTACGAGACCAGAATAGCCATACTCACGAAGAAGGCAGAGTTCAGGAACTACCCCATGCCGGAGGACGTCATAAACTACCTGGCCCAGAACGTACCGAGCAACATAAGGGAGCTGGAGGGGGCCCTCAACAGGGTTATAGCCTGTGCGGAGCTCAACAGCGAGCCGGTCACGGTGGAAAACACCTCGGAATGGCTCAAGGACATAGTGAGGCACACCTCCAAAGGTCCGGTCAGCATAGACCTTATACAGCAGATAGTAGCGGAGGAATGTTCCTTCACCGTGGAGGATCTCACCAGCAGCAAGAGAACCTCCGAGATAGCCCTGGCAAGGCAGATAGCCATGTTCATATGCAGAAAACACACCGAGAGCAGTCTTCAACAGATAGGGTCGGCCTTCAACAAAAAGGACCATACGACGGTTCTCCACGCTCAGAAGAAGATAGAACAGCTTCTTCTGGACAATGCCAGGGTGAAAGGAATTGTGGATAACGTTGAGTCTAAGCTGTGA
- a CDS encoding aminotransferase class V-fold PLP-dependent enzyme: MSVYVNNAATSWPKPECVPKAVFDFMTGRGANLARGAAAKRDVDTLDMVMECREALADLFCGYRDCDPRYVTFTSNVTESLNVVLKGYLRPGMTVATTSMEHNAVIRPLRALEKKGINLEIIKCDDRGRLDPRSLELLIESKTIDMVVIAHGSNLCGVIQDVKSVGKICKDKGVPFVLDTAQTAGVIHISASDLGLSALCFTGHKGLMGPQGIGGIVWEPSFAEKCSPFVEGGTGSFSDEEYQPTRMPDKFEAGTPNLPAIAGLLAAVRWIEETGIETIHSREKELGERLLKGLIHMKGIEFHGPSDMENRLPVFAVNFDCVDNGTLAGELADMGIETRPGLHCAPLAHKTLGSFPQGALRLSVGYFNTEEDVDSTLNQLSRLVDR, encoded by the coding sequence ATGTCCGTATATGTGAATAACGCGGCTACAAGCTGGCCGAAACCGGAATGCGTTCCCAAGGCCGTTTTCGATTTCATGACAGGTAGAGGGGCCAACCTTGCTAGAGGGGCTGCGGCGAAGAGGGATGTGGATACACTTGATATGGTAATGGAGTGCAGGGAAGCCCTGGCGGATCTGTTTTGTGGATATCGTGACTGCGATCCCAGATACGTCACCTTCACCTCCAACGTAACCGAATCGTTGAACGTCGTCCTGAAGGGATATCTGCGTCCGGGGATGACCGTGGCCACTACATCGATGGAGCATAACGCTGTGATCCGTCCTCTAAGGGCCCTGGAGAAAAAAGGGATTAATTTAGAGATAATTAAATGTGATGATCGAGGAAGGCTGGATCCAAGGTCTCTGGAACTGTTGATTGAAAGCAAGACCATAGATATGGTGGTTATAGCTCATGGAAGCAATTTATGTGGGGTTATCCAGGACGTGAAGTCGGTGGGGAAAATATGCAAAGATAAAGGCGTTCCCTTCGTCCTCGATACGGCCCAGACCGCCGGAGTTATCCACATATCGGCGTCCGATCTGGGGCTTTCCGCCCTGTGTTTCACCGGCCATAAGGGACTGATGGGACCTCAGGGAATAGGTGGCATAGTCTGGGAACCCTCCTTCGCAGAAAAATGCTCTCCCTTCGTGGAGGGAGGCACAGGAAGCTTTTCCGACGAGGAGTATCAGCCAACGAGGATGCCCGATAAATTCGAGGCGGGAACCCCAAACCTACCTGCCATAGCCGGGCTTCTGGCCGCCGTTAGGTGGATAGAGGAGACGGGAATCGAGACTATCCACAGCAGGGAAAAGGAGCTCGGAGAGAGGCTTCTCAAGGGACTTATCCACATGAAGGGAATAGAGTTTCACGGTCCTTCCGATATGGAAAACAGGCTTCCTGTGTTCGCAGTCAACTTCGATTGTGTGGACAACGGTACCCTGGCGGGAGAACTGGCAGATATGGGGATAGAGACCAGACCTGGGCTCCACTGCGCTCCTCTCGCCCATAAGACATTGGGCAGTTTTCCACAGGGAGCCCTGAGGTTGAGCGTCGGCTATTTCAACACCGAGGAGGATGTGGATTCCACCCTGAACCAGCTGAGCCGACTGGTGGATAGATGA
- the trkA gene encoding Trk system potassium transporter TrkA produces MKVVIVGAGNVGYSIARSLSLEGHDIVVVERDLEVGSKVENELDVSVVIGNGSRPPVLEQAGIKSGCDVDFLVACTDRDEVNIMACWVGKRCGVKRVISRARGMEYTDTPQWATFLGIDVMNSPERSVARDIDDLLAVSAAVHATELFDGKAGSYAFRVGSDSPIVGMTLSEVGQEYPNLSAVMVYVERGNKGFVPSGDWVAMEGDLCFMVSFKDRVFHLQELFHPSSGKGLRRVMIVGGGKLGAHLARRLVRRYPGIDVKILDKNREKCDKLAEEMPRVTVLFGDGTDERLLLHEGIEDIDGFVATTDSDELNMILTVLADRMKARKTVAVVHKELYSRLAEDMPIDSVVNPNESLASLILRHVRYPETAGSLSLIDRIGAEMLEVTIPKDSPVVGKKLMDVGLPKGVLFAMVNRKGNIILPRGDMVIKGEDTVSIFATGDLLPRALRILGIQK; encoded by the coding sequence ATGAAAGTAGTGATAGTAGGAGCCGGAAACGTAGGCTATTCCATAGCGAGAAGCCTATCGCTGGAGGGGCACGACATAGTGGTCGTGGAAAGAGATCTCGAGGTCGGATCCAAGGTGGAGAACGAGCTGGACGTGTCGGTGGTTATAGGCAACGGATCCCGTCCGCCTGTGTTGGAGCAGGCTGGTATAAAGTCGGGATGCGACGTAGATTTTCTCGTGGCCTGCACCGACAGGGACGAGGTCAATATAATGGCCTGCTGGGTGGGCAAGAGATGCGGTGTCAAGAGGGTCATCTCCAGGGCCAGAGGGATGGAGTATACCGATACACCTCAGTGGGCCACTTTCCTCGGCATAGATGTCATGAACTCTCCGGAAAGGTCCGTCGCCAGGGACATAGACGATCTTCTGGCGGTCAGCGCCGCGGTGCACGCCACGGAGTTGTTCGACGGAAAGGCCGGGTCCTATGCCTTCAGGGTCGGATCCGACTCTCCCATAGTTGGAATGACCCTAAGCGAAGTGGGGCAGGAATACCCCAATCTGTCGGCGGTGATGGTTTACGTCGAGAGGGGAAACAAGGGATTCGTACCCTCCGGTGACTGGGTGGCAATGGAGGGTGATCTGTGTTTCATGGTCTCCTTCAAGGACAGGGTTTTTCACCTTCAGGAGCTGTTTCATCCCTCCAGCGGCAAGGGCCTTCGCAGGGTGATGATAGTAGGAGGAGGAAAGTTGGGAGCTCATCTGGCCAGGAGGCTGGTCAGGAGATATCCCGGCATAGACGTAAAGATACTGGACAAGAACAGGGAGAAGTGCGACAAACTGGCGGAGGAGATGCCCAGGGTGACGGTCCTTTTCGGAGACGGAACGGACGAGAGACTGCTTCTCCACGAGGGGATAGAGGATATCGACGGATTCGTCGCCACCACCGACTCGGACGAGCTCAACATGATACTGACCGTTCTGGCCGACAGGATGAAGGCCAGAAAGACCGTGGCGGTGGTGCACAAGGAACTCTACTCAAGGTTGGCCGAGGATATGCCTATCGACTCGGTGGTGAATCCCAACGAATCGCTGGCTTCCTTGATACTCCGTCACGTAAGATATCCGGAGACGGCGGGATCTTTGTCCCTTATAGATAGAATAGGGGCGGAGATGCTGGAGGTTACCATTCCGAAGGACAGCCCAGTGGTGGGTAAAAAGCTCATGGACGTAGGGCTTCCAAAGGGAGTTCTCTTCGCCATGGTCAACCGGAAGGGAAATATCATACTTCCCAGAGGGGACATGGTCATAAAAGGGGAGGATACCGTATCCATCTTTGCCACAGGAGACCTTCTGCCCAGGGCTCTCAGGATTCTGGGGATACAGAAATGA
- a CDS encoding TrkH family potassium uptake protein, which produces MRFRLVSRVLGLLCAIVSLSMTWPLYWSLKDGSNDIRAFLAAIAVGFISGAALYLAGRGEDYQELGIREAFAVVTLSWVLASAIGALPFYLAGSVETYTDGFFEAMSGFSTTGASILTDIQSNPRGILFWRSLTHWLGGMGIIVLSLAILPFIGVGGMQLFKAEVPGPTPEKLTPRVQQTAVLLWGVYVLLSGAEVLALAFGGMDLFESLTHTFGTMATGGFSPLNGSIGQYGKPYFDWVITVFMFLAGANFTLHYMALRGKPLSLWRDEEFRFYTKVILFSTVTITLSLLVFGGYSSAEKALRDAAFQVVSIVTTTGYATADFDLWPQYCRFLLLLLMFVGGCAGSTGGGMKNVRIMVILRRVGMEIRRLLHPRQVIKIRLNGTVLRDDVITSVTAFFILYIVLFALATLAMAAMGLDLTAAISSVAATLGNIGPGLGMVGPTQNYHWVCAPGKWLLSLCMLLGRLEIFTVVMLFFPGTWKR; this is translated from the coding sequence ATGAGATTTCGTCTGGTATCCAGGGTGCTGGGGCTGCTCTGTGCCATAGTGTCCCTCTCCATGACTTGGCCTCTCTACTGGAGTCTGAAGGACGGTTCCAACGATATCAGGGCGTTTCTTGCCGCCATAGCTGTAGGATTTATATCGGGAGCGGCCCTCTACCTGGCGGGAAGAGGAGAGGACTACCAGGAGCTGGGAATAAGGGAGGCCTTCGCGGTGGTCACCCTTTCCTGGGTTTTGGCCTCGGCCATAGGGGCCTTGCCTTTCTACCTTGCCGGGTCGGTTGAGACCTACACGGACGGTTTCTTCGAGGCCATGTCCGGTTTTTCCACCACGGGAGCGTCCATTTTGACCGACATACAGTCAAATCCAAGAGGGATCTTGTTTTGGCGCAGTCTGACCCATTGGCTGGGTGGAATGGGGATCATAGTTTTGAGTCTGGCCATCCTTCCCTTCATAGGGGTAGGGGGAATGCAGCTCTTCAAGGCAGAGGTTCCCGGTCCCACCCCGGAGAAGCTCACCCCCAGGGTTCAACAGACGGCCGTGCTTCTCTGGGGGGTCTACGTCCTTCTGTCCGGCGCCGAGGTGCTGGCCCTGGCGTTCGGCGGAATGGACCTGTTCGAGTCTCTGACCCACACGTTCGGGACCATGGCTACTGGAGGATTTTCCCCTCTCAACGGCAGCATAGGACAGTATGGAAAGCCCTATTTCGACTGGGTCATAACGGTTTTCATGTTTCTTGCCGGTGCCAACTTCACCTTGCATTACATGGCTCTTAGAGGAAAGCCCCTCAGCCTGTGGAGGGACGAGGAATTTCGGTTCTACACCAAGGTTATTCTGTTCTCAACCGTTACGATAACCCTCTCTCTCCTGGTCTTCGGGGGATACTCCTCGGCGGAGAAGGCCTTGAGGGACGCGGCCTTTCAGGTGGTCAGCATAGTAACCACAACCGGTTACGCCACGGCGGACTTCGATTTATGGCCTCAATACTGTCGTTTTCTTCTGCTCCTTCTGATGTTCGTAGGGGGCTGTGCCGGTTCCACCGGAGGTGGAATGAAGAACGTCAGGATAATGGTCATTCTGCGGAGGGTGGGCATGGAGATAAGGAGACTTCTCCATCCCAGACAGGTGATAAAGATCAGGCTCAACGGGACGGTACTCAGAGACGATGTCATAACCTCGGTGACCGCTTTCTTTATCCTCTATATCGTGCTCTTCGCTCTGGCGACCCTGGCCATGGCCGCCATGGGGTTGGATCTTACGGCAGCTATATCCAGCGTCGCCGCCACACTGGGCAACATCGGTCCCGGTCTGGGAATGGTAGGTCCTACCCAGAATTATCACTGGGTCTGCGCTCCTGGCAAATGGCTTCTCTCTCTCTGTATGTTGCTGGGCAGGCTAGAGATATTCACTGTAGTGATGCTATTTTTCCCCGGTACTTGGAAGAGATAG
- a CDS encoding type II toxin-antitoxin system HicB family antitoxin: protein MKKDVRIYPALLSEDGKYVCVRFPDLPGCNTFGKDYADAIASAKDALGGHLLCMEDDNDSIPTPSPVNKLQPEEDEVAVLIDVRMDILRKEETKKSVSKNVTIPAWLNEMAIENKINFSSTLQEALRERLGV, encoded by the coding sequence ATGAAAAAGGATGTTCGCATATATCCAGCGCTGCTCTCTGAAGACGGTAAGTATGTCTGTGTCCGCTTTCCAGACCTTCCAGGCTGTAATACTTTCGGTAAGGACTACGCTGACGCTATCGCCAGCGCAAAAGACGCTTTAGGAGGTCATTTGCTCTGCATGGAAGATGATAACGACTCCATTCCAACCCCCTCTCCGGTCAACAAGCTACAACCAGAAGAAGACGAAGTTGCCGTTCTAATCGATGTGCGGATGGATATCCTTCGTAAAGAGGAGACAAAAAAATCCGTAAGCAAGAACGTAACGATACCGGCCTGGCTTAATGAGATGGCCATAGAGAATAAAATTAATTTTTCCAGTACCCTCCAGGAGGCCCTCAGGGAGAGACTAGGAGTGTAA
- a CDS encoding type II toxin-antitoxin system HicA family toxin, producing the protein MRIIITMSGGKVMMSSEIIKILENNGWYWIKTVGSHHHFKHPTKPGKTTVKHPQKDVSPKTFNSIMKQAGLK; encoded by the coding sequence ATGCGCATTATAATAACGATGTCAGGGGGAAAAGTGATGATGTCCAGCGAAATAATCAAGATTCTTGAAAATAACGGCTGGTACTGGATCAAGACAGTCGGTAGCCACCATCATTTCAAGCATCCGACAAAGCCGGGGAAGACAACTGTAAAGCATCCCCAAAAGGACGTTTCACCCAAGACATTCAATAGCATCATGAAACAGGCGGGGCTCAAGTAA